GCAAGGCCTCAGTGCTTCGACAAAGGCACGGAGCTCAGGGTAGGAGGAATGGTCAGAGTAAGGGATGATGTGGATATCGGGGTGGGAACGGTAGATTTTCCGGCTGGTGGGGAGGATAGCAATGGTAGGGTGGGTCTGGTTCCAACGCAGCATAGCGGAATGGCAGATCTCCATGTGGTCCACGGCGTGGATGCGGCCTGCCTTCTCCTCCACTGTGAACACATCTGCCAGGCCCAGCAGCTGCACCAACTCCAGGCGCCGAGGACTCAATACCACCCAGGTCTGAAACTCCAGGGCCAGCTGCTCCAGCAGTGACTCTTTTCCCAGGCTATAGAGTCCTGAATAATGTTCAAGGGATTGGGGAAagtaagagaaggaagaggatgaaGCTAATAAGTCAACCAAATGTTTAATAGAAATACACAAAATTAATGGGACTACCCCCTGACTGTCTATCgggaaggaggtgacatttgagctgaggtATATGGAAGATGGGGTAGGGAGAAGTTTAGCACAgaatccactcattcattcagttcaacaaaggaaaacatctaTCAGGTGTTAGGCaccatgaaaacaaacaaaaatctcagtCCTCAAGGAGTGTAATCTATTTGGGGACCCAGAAACAATGCATGCTACAGACATGCACACAGTATTATGAGGGCACAGAAAAACATCTACCAGTTGATAAGAGTTAGGGATAGCTTCCTGAAAATGACAACTTAGATAAGTCCTAAATGATGGGTGCAAGTTAATCTGGCAAGGGAAGGGGATGGTAGAGAACATTTTAAGAGAGGTCATTTCAGTGTTACTAAGGTACAAAGAAACTGGTAAGAAATGACACTAGAGAGGTGAGCAAGGGCCATATAATAGGGGGTTTTGTATATACTGCTAGGGAGCTTGGATTTAATTCTGTAAGTGAAGGTGAGTCATTAAGGAGTTGCAAGCAGGAAAATGGCTAATTCTAATTACAGGATTCATAGGATCAGAGCAgggctttagaaaaaaaagtggcAGCAGTATTATTCAAAGACCTGCATGAGAATATACTGAAAGCAGAAGTACCAGTTAGAAGGCCCAAATAGTACgtatagagaaagaaatggaggcCTGAATTTGGGTAATGGTTATGGTAACAGATACGGGAGATGATGTTTAAGTAGTTGTTCTCAGACCTTTTCTGAAGGTGTATTTCAAGTCTACAACCAGACTGTGAACTCCTTTAAAGAATCTATATTTCCTTTATATCCACCTTAGTCCTCATCATGGTTCAAAATCTCACTCTTTGGGCACAAAAGtagctgattttcttttctctctccctatcTTCCCACCTTTTATTTTACCTCTTCTAGGCCCTTTACTACTAGACTGTAAGCcctcatattttattcattttttttctattctcactATATACCTATCAGAATACTTGGCACACAGGAGGGGATTATTGTATATCTACAAAATTAATCAAGCCCCACTACAGTACCCTACTAGCCAGCTGTGCTTCTCTGGGAAAACTCTGCATTGAAAACTCCAAGAATAGTTAGGACTGATATTTCTTCATGAGTAGTCAAGCAATCCTGAGAGGGAATATCTCTCCATCAATTTGGTAGTCACTCTGGaaggtatataattttttttttcaatgcctTTGTTTAAACCTATTTTGAAACTCCTTTCAGAGCTGGGgcatatccttttaaaatgttcatcatggtggtaaatttttttccttttgtggattTACTACAATTTTGGAAACAATCAAAAAATCATTTGGAACTAaatctattacatttttaaaaataaaaatggattttcaTAAACTATCCCAAAAGGCAATTCCAAGAAGCCCAAAACGTTTTGTACTGTTGTGGAGTCACTAGAACAAACAGACAGCTGGGTTTTCAATGTATCTAACTGCAAGAACAACACTCACCTGAATATCTACATTCTGATAAACTTCATTCACTTGCTAACAAATATTTACCGAATGCCTCTATCAGGCATTAACCTAGGCATCTGGGATATATCCATAAGTGAAACAAAGAGCCTGTCTATTGTGAAATTTACATTCTAGCAcagggagacagataataaaaactaaatacaatAAATACGTAAATTATGGAATACACTGTAAGGTGATAAGGGCAATAGTGTCCCTCTCctacttaaaacccttcagtaGCTTTTTATCCTAAGAGCAATGGTTGAATTTAGGATCAAGTTCAAAATGGCTTACAGGCACTTCAGCCCCTCCAGCCTTTCCAGCCTCCTCAACCACTGTGCACCTGTCATACTGCTGCTTCTCTGTTCCACAAACACATAAGACTTCTTCCCACCTCCATCCACACCCTCaaggaatatgtgtgtgtgtgtggcagggaaagtggagatagacaatcaACAATAAGCAAAAGTATATTAAAACATATGGGGTATATGGGAAGTTGATGAGTGCTATGAAAAGACGAAAAAGTTGAAATGGTTTAGGGGATCAGGAGTTGGGAATGTGGGAGTACAGATGGTGGGAagattgtaattttaaataaaaaggtcagggtagatttcatggagaaaaggACATCTGCACAAAGACCTGAAAGATGTGAGACACTACAAAGAACCTAGATTCACTAGCTCCATGagtgaggaaaaaaggaaaggaaagcccTCACCAATCTTTATGTTATGTTGTGGGTGCTTTCGAATGAGCTCAACAATCTGGCGGGCAGCTTCTTCTTGGGAAGGAAGAACCAGGGCTGGGTTGCAATTGGTGTTGTCTAGGTATAAGGTATGAATCTGTTTCCCCAGTCTCAGGGCTGGCTCCTTCAGCATGGACGGTGTATACCGAAAATCACCTGGAAGAAGAATATATGGGAGGCAGACAGTCAGAGACAAAAGTATAGAAGACAAGCCTCTCCCAATTCCAACAACAATGGGCATTTGCCTACTGGCCTGTTGGAAAAAACTAGAGTCTAGCAATGATGAATGTAGTACAGCTTCTTTGTGGAAACGTCTCCATTGTGctcctgtttcttcatgattctttGCAAAGTTCGTACCCTTAAAGAGTGGGAAATCAGTTGAGAAAAGGTCACTGTGCTCATGTGGCATGAAGCTAAGAGGTCTCCAGACTTCTATTATGAGTCAAAGATGCTCAAGAAAAGtagtgttgggaattccctggcggtccagtggttaggaccccgcgctttcactgccgagggggCAGGTTccgccctggttggggaactaagatcccgcaaaccacGGGGCTTGGCCCCCCCACACAAAAAAAGTAGTGTCTAGGCTGGGAAAGTGGAAAGGACCCCTCTGGAAGCCCACCTGTGTAGAGGATGGTTCCAAAGTATCCTTCAAAGAGAAACATGACAGAGCCAGGGCAGTGATTGGCATCGATGAGGGTTACAGTCATGGTCTCTCGCCCAACTTCATCTAGAGGCAGGACATGGCTCTCACCAACCTCCAGGGCTCGGATCCACTGCTTAGACACCTGAGAAAACAGTTGGTCATCCCAGGGAACACAGACTCCCCTCCCTGATACCTCCCTGGATCAGAAGCTGTGATGGGGATTCCCAAAcaatcctcccttcctcttcccacccTCTACCTCACCCTTCATACAAGTTTAAATTAAGAGTCCAGAAAACAAGTCTAGTCAGCGATTCTCAAAATTTCCAAATCATAATAACCCTTTTGTGGGGGGCACCTGTTAAAAATTCCAACCAGATTTCCACGACCTGCGCTAGCTGTCTACTGAATCagatgggggagaagggaggcgCTGGAAAATCTGTATTTTACTCAGCACATTGGGTGGATTCTTATGATGAggcaagtttgggaaacactggcctAGCTTATGTGAAGAGGTAGGAACAATTTCCTTTGCTGGACTAAAAGTCCTCCCCAATTTATCACTGAAACATCCCAAGCCGGCCAGTTGGAAATCACACTCCTATTCTGGGCTAAAGATGCATTCTGGATTCTCGCTTTCGTAAAAATCAGTCTTCCTGGCCCCAACTCTATGACTCCAAGGCTGTGACAGATCGGAAGTCCCCACCCAGCTGCCGGGACCAACTCTCGAAAACCGACTCCAGCCCCCCATACCTGTCGGTGACGGTGCAAGAGGTAAGCGGTGATTGGGGAGCAGTAGAGGGGCCGGGTCCAGGTGCTAGAGAGACCCACGGTGTGGTCCGAGTGCATGTGGGATAAGAAGAAGAGCCGGGCGGAGCCAGCCCGGCGCAGGCTCCAAAAGTCCACAGCGATGGGTGTTTGAGGGATCAAGACCCCGTTCATGGTGGCGGGGTTGGAGAGTCACCAGTGGGATCTTCATGGGAACAGAGCTCCTGCGGGAGGCTCCTACAACGGCGCCCTGAAAAAAGTCATGCTGGGGCAAGAACAGGGCCAGAGACCGTAAGGAAAGCCAGCTCAGTGGGGGAATGAGTGACTAGACTGggcagaaagaaggaagtgacCGTGGTGTGGGAGTCTGGGGGTGGAATCGCAAACCACAGAAGGCGCCCAAATGAGAGCCACTCCCCCCCGGCGCGCGGGACCAGGGGCCGAGGCCCTGGTCTCGAAGCGCGCGCTGCTGGGCAGAGACAGGCGGAAGTAGCCGATTTCCGATTGCCCGCCGCCGCTCTGCCAGAGGTAGCCGCGCGGCGGCGCCGGGAGGTGAGAGGTTGGGGGAAGGGCACCCTCAGGTCGGGATCCAGGCTGCGCTCGGCGGTTACTCTGAGAGGGTGATTGGCAGCTGCTCTGTGTGGTCCCCCTGGAGGAGGCGGGATTTCCGCAGAAAGGTTGATTGGGCCTCTTGGTGACGGCAACCGCGTGGAGGCGCAAGAAAGGCTGGAACTGGAGAGGGAGGGGTCCACGGACTGTTGGCTGCGGGGCTGGAAGTCGGGCAGAGGGCCTAGAGGTTGCGGGAGAGCTCTGTGGGCGGAGCGAACCAGCCTGCAGGTCCCCGGAAGGATCCGCAGAGCCTAGGGTGGGCCTCGCCAGGGAGCGAGATGGTTGAAGTTCGAGTGTGGTAGGGGCCGGATCCCAGCCCTGGGGGAAGCCAAGGCTGGGCCAGATCGCGCCTGTCGTCTCTTCACTGACTGACGTTTCCTTTACCCAGGTCCCCACATCAGGGCTAGAAGGAGCCCACGAGTTACCTAGGGATCTCTGGGAACTGCCCCGTGACTGTTCGAGAAGATGCCGTACCTGGGCTCCGAGGACGTGGTGAAGGAGCTGAAGAAGGCTCTGTGTAACCCTCACATTCAGGCTGATAGGCTGCGCTATCGGAATGTCATCCAGCGAGTGATTAGGTATCATCTAACGCCCTAACTCCCCCATTGCCATCCCCATCAGGGCTCTCTACCCCTGGccgctcagaaagattaagtgaaCTTGCACCCATGGCAGTTGTATGATttggtcttcctgcttctctggACTGCCGTCTAAGTCTCCGTTGTGGAacatattttgcttcttttactcagcTGGGTGGTTTCATCCATATCTTGAACTTGTACTGCTGACTTCCAGATCTATGTCTAGCACAGACCTCCTTTTTTTTTATCGTCAGACCCACGGATCCTAGTGCCTGCTTGGCATTTCCACCTggatatttcttcaaagacatGCAAAATAGTACCTACATCCTTCCGCCCTCCCCAAACCTGCTCTTCCACTTTATTTGTGTTGATGAACGTCACCACCCAGCTGAGCAAATGTGGGAGTCAGTCTTGGTGACACCTGATTGTCACTGTTCAAGTCAGACGGTATAGATTCATGGTTCTAAGTATCcatcatacatatacatatatccccatatctcctctgtcttgcgtctccctcccaccctccctatcccacccctctaggtggtcacaaagcaccaagctgatctccctgtgctatgcggctgcttcccactagctgtctattttacgtttggtagtgtatatatgtccatgccactctcacttcgttccagcttacccttccccctccccatatcctcaagtctgttctctacctctgcatctttattcctgtcctgcccctaggttcttcagaaccatttttttttttttttagattccatatatatgtgttagcatacggtattttttttttttctttctgacttacttcactctgtatgacagactctaggtccatccaactcactacaaataactcaatttcgtttctttttatggctgagtaatattccattgtatatatgtgccacatcttctttatccattcatctgtggatggacatttaggttgcttccatgtcctggctactgtaaatagagctgcaatgaacattgtggtccatcctctttttttttaattggcactGTTGTTCTGGTTCCCTTTTTAAAGCAATTGCAGTAGCTTAGTAGTAGGTCACCTTAGGCCCTCATTTCAGCCAGATTGATTTTCCAGCATATGAATTTGACAATATAACTCTTGTGTATAGCTGTGGATCACAAACTTCAGTATGCGCAAAAGTCCCTTGGGGTGCtttattagaaaatgtaaatttttcatCCAATCCAGTAATTCTGATTTCAGTAGGGTGGGATGGAACCCAGGAATCTGCACTTTAAACAGACATCCCTTCTAATTGCTATAGGAGATCACAGTTTGAGAAACAGTGATctacagaataaagtccaaatttctTATCATAGCACCCAAGGAACACCCAGTTAACTACCTGCATACTCTGAAAAGAATGTACCATTCTTGCTCATGTCCACGTGCCTCATAGTGTGTATCATTACCTATCTACTACACCTGCCTGGAGCTCCTGCTCGTTCCGCTCTAGTATTTCTTCCTCTGTGGAAACATTTTATGACTTTTTGGCAGTGTTAGACCTCCTGATCCCCAATGCACCTTGTTTGTTACTTCTGTTATAATACGAATCTATCATTCTGTAATTAGCAGTGTTCTTATCTGCCTCCTTGGTAGACTTTTGAGTTCCTTGAGATCTGAGACCATGCCTTCTTCAATATTATTCCCCAGAACATATCCCTGGAATGTAAAATCTGAATGTGACTGGAATGTACTAGTTCGTTGAATGAATAGAAGAACGTTTATTGCAGGCCCGTTGTGAAGTATTGTGTGATATGCTAGACAAAGTAGACCTGGTTGCTCCGCTCTAAGAGATCACAATCTAGTTGGATATCCAGGGCATGTATAAGTAAAAGGCTTCCTGTTGTAGGTTGGTGattatgtattttacttttttcctgctgtgtgtgtttgtttcaggCACATGACTCAGGGCTCGGACATGTCTGGTGTTTTCATGGAAATGGTGAAGGCCAGTGCCACTATAGATATTGTTCAGAAGAAGTTGGTTTATCTCTACATGTGTACCTATGCCCCCCTGAAACCAGATCTGGCTCTCCTGGCCATCAATACACTGTGCAAAGACTGTTCGGACCCCAACCCGATGGTGCGAGGGTTAGCACTACGGAGCATGTGTAGCCTCAGGTGAGcactctcctcccttcctgtATCTCAGTGGCTGATAAGTTCATGTGGTCATGGGGCAGGTTTTTAATAACTACAATTTATTTGAGCACCTTAATACCGGGGAAGACACCCTGAACTCAGGTTTTCGGCCATTGCTTtagtttaaaaaactatatatgtgATTTCATTAAGGAATTTTTCTATCCTTACTCTCAGtgaaatagttaaatatttatttatttatttggctgctctgggtcttagttgcggcacacgggatctagttccctgaccagggatcgaacccgggccccctgcgttgggagcacagagtcttaactgctggaccaccagggaagtccctgaaatagtTAAAGAtttctaaatgtgtgtgtgtgtgtgtgtgtgtgtattttttaacctGTGTGGCATTATCCACGTGAAAAGTCAAGTGAGGCTTTTTAAGTTTGGCAG
This genomic interval from Physeter macrocephalus isolate SW-GA chromosome 4, ASM283717v5, whole genome shotgun sequence contains the following:
- the DCLRE1B gene encoding 5' exonuclease Apollo, with product MNGVLIPQTPIAVDFWSLRRAGSARLFFLSHMHSDHTVGLSSTWTRPLYCSPITAYLLHRHRQVSKQWIRALEVGESHVLPLDEVGRETMTVTLIDANHCPGSVMFLFEGYFGTILYTGDFRYTPSMLKEPALRLGKQIHTLYLDNTNCNPALVLPSQEEAARQIVELIRKHPQHNIKIGLYSLGKESLLEQLALEFQTWVVLSPRRLELVQLLGLADVFTVEEKAGRIHAVDHMEICHSAMLRWNQTHPTIAILPTSRKIYRSHPDIHIIPYSDHSSYPELRAFVEALRPCQVVPIVRRQPCRDYFQDSLSPRLSVPLIPDSVQQYMSSSSRNPSFLWLLLERKLKRLRTQGVVFESLEENADHSQADRDSKKTKNENLSGELEKQPSHHPLKIKKQSFPDVCNKEWEGAVPSSKSQKMVTVLTAPSGFSVHLGSTDKEFPSLETGEGIGVGPYLVPRGDNAGSAATGNQGAWMGQDSLQSPSSKAAPLLAPEYRGLALKYLLTPVNFLQAGFSSRGFDQQVEKYHQLLLRYRQESTE